In a single window of the Sesamum indicum cultivar Zhongzhi No. 13 linkage group LG16, S_indicum_v1.0, whole genome shotgun sequence genome:
- the LOC105178615 gene encoding LOW QUALITY PROTEIN: cytochrome b6-f complex iron-sulfur subunit, chloroplastic (The sequence of the model RefSeq protein was modified relative to this genomic sequence to represent the inferred CDS: inserted 2 bases in 1 codon), which translates to MASSAALSPAITPSQLCSGKNGMNPSSHVALSKCLKNGXRISRWDDRVPDMGKRQLMNLLLLGAIALPSGGMLLPYTYFFVPPGGRGTGGGTVAKDALGNDVIAAEWLKNHGPGDRTLTQGLKGDPTYLVVESDRTLATYGINAVCTHLGCVVPWNAAENKFICPCHGSQYNNQGRVVRGPAPLSLALAHADVDDGKVVFVPWVETDFRTGENPWWA; encoded by the exons ATGGCTTCTTCAGCTGCGCTGTCCCCAGCCATCACCCCTTCTCAG CTGTGCTCTGGGAAGAATGGGATGAACCCATCTTCACACGTGGCGCTCTCAAAGTGCTTGAAGAATGG AAGAATAAGTAGATGGGATGATCGGGTGCCTGATATGGGAAAGAGGCAGCTCATGAATTTGCTGCTTCTTGGTGCTATTGCTCTGCCTTCTGGTGGAATGCTGCTGCCCTATACTTACTTCTTTGTTCCACCTGG TGGCCGAGGGACTGGTGGTGGTACCGTTGCCAAGGATGCATTAGGCAATGATGTTATTGCAGCGGAATGGCTCAAAAACCATGGACCTGGCGATCGGACACTTACACAGGGGCTGAAG GGTGATCCCACTTACCTCGTTGTGGAGAGCGACAGAACACTTGCAACGTACGGTATCAACGCCGTCTGCACCCACCTTGGTTGTGTCGTGCCGTGGAATGCTGCTGAGAACAAGTTCATCTGCCCTTGCCATGGATCCCAATACAACAATCAAGGAAGAGTTGTTAGAGGACCTGCTCCGTTG TCCTTGGCCTTGGCTCATGCTGATGTGGATGACGGGAAGGTAGTGTTCGTTCCATGGGTTGAAACTGATTTTAGGACAGGTGAAAATCCATGGTGGGCGTAA
- the LOC105178534 gene encoding putative cyclin-D6-1, with translation MEFDLENPLPPSMEKFPSLFHIEDEHMPSKTYLQALNSADSNLSIRREIVSSIFCFSRGFDAFTSYLATNYMDRFLSTHSIPDGKPWILKVVAISCISLALKMRKTEFSVSDLLNAGGFMIDFLTIERMEMLILGSLKWRMRSVNPFSFANYFVTFFKFKDDSSIQALKTRAFEIIFKAQNDVKLLEFKPSVISASALLVAAHELFPVQLPSFRDAICSCSYVNKENLVQCYDLMQEVAMERYGSVLGMVSSSCTPANVLDLHCFSSSISSSQTNQTSETASNAAGIGGLKRPKLQDFATDNSFQLSQNHQ, from the exons ATGGAGTTCGATCTTGAAAATCCATTGCCACCTTCCATGGAAAAGTTCCCTTCACTGTTCCATATAGAGGACGAACACATGCCCTCCAAGACTTACCTTCAGGCGCTCAATTCTGCAGACTCAAACCTCTCTATTCGTCGCGAAATCGTCTCCTCAATCTTCTGTTTCTCGCGTGGTTTCGATGCCTTCACGTCGTATCTTGCTACCAATTACATGGATCGTTTCCTCTCCACTCATTCCATACCC GATGGGAAGCCATGGATCTTGAAAGTAGTGGCGATTTCTTGCATTTCGCTAGCACTGAAAATGAGGAAAACTGAGTTCTCTGTTTCTGATCTCCTG AATGCTGGTGGCTTCATGATCGATTTTCTTACGATAGAACGGATGGAGATGCTGATTCTTGGATCTCTTAAATGGCGAATGCGCTCCGTTAATCCCTTTTCCTTCGCCAATTATTTTGTCACATTCTTCAAGTTCAAGGACGATTCATCGATCCAGGCATTGAAAACCAGGGCCTTTGAGATCATCTTCAAAGCTCAGAATG ATGTGAAGCTGCTCGAGTTCAAGCCCTCCGTTATCTCCGCCTCGGCCCTTCTCGTTGCCGCCCATGAATTGTTTCCAGTGCAACTTCCATCTTTCAGAGATGCTATCTGCAGCTGTTCTTATGTAAATAAG GAGAATTTGGTGCAGTGTTATGATCTGATGCAAGAGGTTGCGATGGAACGTTACGGCTCGGTCTTGGGCATGGTGTCGAGCTCATGCACTCCAGCAAATGTGCTGGACCTGCACTGCTTCAGCTCTTCAATTTCGAGCTCGCAGACCAATCAAACGAGTGAAACAGCAAGCAATGCTGCTGGAATTGGGGGACTAAAGCGTCCAAAGCTCCAAGATTTCGCTACCGATAACTCATTTCAGCTTTCTCAGAATCATCAGTGA